The Gloeocapsopsis sp. IPPAS B-1203 region TTGGAGTAGGCAACATGGGACAACATCATACCCGTATTCTGAGTTTACTCAAAGATGTAGAACTCATTGGTGTTGCCGATATCAACGTCGAGCGGGGACTAGATATTGCTAGCAAGTACCGCATCCGTTTTTTTGAAGATTACCGCGATTTGCTGCCTCATGTCGAGGCAGTTTGCATTGCTGTTCCCACCCGCTTGCATCACGCTGTCGGGATGACCTGTCTCCAGGCGGGAATCCATGTTTTGATCGAAAAGCCTATTGCTGCCAGTATTGCTGAAGCTGAATCTTTAGTAAATGCCGCAGCCCAATCGCAGTGTATCTTACAAGTAGGTCATATTGAACGCTTTAACCCAGCATTTCAAGAACTCAGCAAAGTCCTGAAAACAGAAGAATTACTGGCTTTAGAAGCACATCGCATGAGTCCTTATTCCCAGCGAGCAAATGATGTTTCAGTTGTGCTGGATTTGATGATTCATGACATTGACTTGTTACTTGAGTTAGCAGGTGCACCCATTGTTAAACTAACCGCTAGTGGTAGTCGCGCTGCTGGTTCT contains the following coding sequences:
- a CDS encoding Gfo/Idh/MocA family oxidoreductase, yielding MTVGQPIPHLQRNQPQPIRVGVIGVGNMGQHHTRILSLLKDVELIGVADINVERGLDIASKYRIRFFEDYRDLLPHVEAVCIAVPTRLHHAVGMTCLQAGIHVLIEKPIAASIAEAESLVNAAAQSQCILQVGHIERFNPAFQELSKVLKTEELLALEAHRMSPYSQRANDVSVVLDLMIHDIDLLLELAGAPIVKLTASGSRAAGSGYLDYVTAILGFANGIVATLTASKVTHRKIRRITAHCKNSLTEADFLNNEILIHRQTTANYMTDYGQVLYRQDGLIEKVYTSNIEPLHAELEHFVSCVRGGNQPSVGGEQALKALRLASSIEQMALDGKAWKEEVELYQRNGSAVVI